A genomic window from Candidatus Omnitrophota bacterium includes:
- a CDS encoding helix-turn-helix transcriptional regulator, protein MITKSDKRKEYRPAKRTVEITVGESVRIIRELQSLTQTDLSERTGISQSTISAIENDRTPLDVERAKTLARALKCHPAVLLFPGWDVGRESAA, encoded by the coding sequence GAAAGGAATACCGTCCGGCAAAGCGTACTGTTGAAATAACAGTCGGCGAATCAGTACGTATTATTAGGGAATTGCAAAGTCTTACTCAAACAGATCTATCGGAACGAACCGGCATTTCACAGTCTACGATATCCGCTATTGAAAACGATCGAACGCCGCTTGATGTTGAGCGAGCTAAAACCTTAGCCCGCGCGTTGAAATGCCACCCCGCCGTACTCTTATTTCCAGGCTGGGATGTAGGACGCGAATCGGCGGCTTAA